A single Glycine soja cultivar W05 chromosome 14, ASM419377v2, whole genome shotgun sequence DNA region contains:
- the LOC114384967 gene encoding cytosolic Fe-S cluster assembly factor NBP35-like: MENADIPENANEHCPGPQSESAGKSDACEGCPNQQICATAPKGPDPDLVAIAERMATVKHKILVLSGKGGVGKSTFSAQLAFALAARDFQVGLLDVDICGPSIPKMLGLEGQEIHQSNLGWSPVYVESNLGVMSVGFMLPNPDEAVIWRGPRKNGLIKQFLKDVYWGELDFLIVDAPPGTSDEHISLVQCLDATGIDGAIIVTTPQQISLIDVRKEVNFCKKVGVKVLGVVENMSGLCLPITDFKFMKLTDNGEQKDVTQWVWEYMREKAPEMLNLLACTEVFDSSGGGAVKMCNDMGVTFLGKVPLDPQLCKAAEEGSSCFAKKDCVVSAPALKKIIEQLIETNGWSMLLSNGV; this comes from the exons ATGGAGAATGCAGACATCCCTGAGAATGCCAACGAGC ATTGCCCAGGTCCTCAGTCTGAATCTGCTGGAAAATCCGATGCATGTGAAGGGTGCCCGAATCAGCAAATTTGTGCCACTGCCCCCAAAGGCCCTGACCCTG ATCTGGTTGCCATTGCAGAAAGAATGGCTACTGTGAAACATAAGATATTGGTCTTATCAGGAAAAGGGGGAGTTGGCAAGAGCACGTTCTCTGCCCAGCTGGCATTTGCTTTAGCAGCAAGGGATTTTCAGGTAGGTCTTCTTGACGTTGATATCTGTGGTCCAAGCATTCCAAAGATGCTTGGCCTAGAAGGTCAAGAGATACATCAGAGCAACCTTGGTTGGTCCCCTGTCTATGTGGAGTCCAACCTTGGGGTCATGTCAGTTGGGTTCATGCTTCCCAATCCAGATGAAGCTGTTATATGGAGAGGTCCTCGCAAAAATGGACTTATCAAGCAGTTTCTAAAAGATGTCTACTGGGGTGAACTTGATTTTCTAATTGTGGATGCTCCACCGGGAACCTCAGATGAACACATTTCCCTTGTTCAATGCCTTGATGCCACTGGAATAGATGGTGCAATCATAGTCACTACTCCTCAACAAATCTCTCTTATTGATGTGAGAAAAGAAGTGAATTTTTGCAAGAAAGTTGGCGTGAAAGTTCTTGGGGTTGTAGAGAATATGAGTGGCCTGTGCCTGCCCATCACAGATTTCAAGTTTATGAAGTTGACTGATAATGGTGAGCAGAAAGATGTTACACAGTGGGTTTGGGAATACATGAGAGAAAAAGCGCCAGAAATGCTGAATTTGCTTGCTTGCACTGAAGTATTTGATAGTAGTGGTGGTGGAGCAGTGAAAATGTGCAATGATATGGGGGTAACCTTTCTTGGTAAAGTTCCTTTAGATCCACAGCTTTGTAAGGCAGCTGAAGAGGGTTCATCCTGCTTTGCTAAAAAAGATTGCGTTGTTAGTGCTCCAGCGTTAAAGAAGATTATAGAGCAGCTGATTGAAACTAATGGGTGGTCAATGTTATTAAGCAATGGAGTGTAG